A window of the Hordeum vulgare subsp. vulgare chromosome 5H, MorexV3_pseudomolecules_assembly, whole genome shotgun sequence genome harbors these coding sequences:
- the LOC123396141 gene encoding uncharacterized protein LOC123396141: MPSLRQCNTFAVAIDRQLLGHLSATKMKIGKAPVLLKKAVTMCKSKTDVLAARLLVLASLRRRMATIGMVSHKIHALMVAADKAKAGGDCHKAVVSYKVEKTLPTIHGGEIADITHQLALFCQEEEDDGGCPDWTLHPIFNDDDNCCYTEEDDVGDVPLDGCDGHHDEPSVIDVIRSNMEVQGLEFNMEDEIDQAADMFIRRIRERMSKII, translated from the coding sequence ATGCCTAGCCTGAGGCAGTGCAACACCTTCGCTGTTGCCATCGACAGGCAGCTGCTCGGCCATCTCTCGGCGACGAAGATGAAGATCGGCAAGGCCCCAGTGCTCCTGAAGAAGGCGGTGACCATGTGCAAGAGCAAGACCGACGTGCTCGCCGCCAGGCTCCTCGTCCTCGCTTCGCTCCGCCGCAGGATGGCCACCATCGGCATGGTCTCTCACAAGATACATGCGCTCATGGTGGCCGCTGACAAGGCAAAGGCGGGAGGGGACTGCCACAAGGCTGTCGTTTCGTACAAGGTCGAGAAGACGCTTCCAACGATCCATGGCGGTGAGATCGCGGATATTACACATCAATTAGCTCTATTTTgtcaagaggaagaagatgatggtgGCTGCCCTGACTGGACGCTGCACCCCATCTTCAATGACGATGACAATTGCTGTTACACCGAAGAGGACGATGTCGGTGATGTGCCACTAGATGGGTGCGATGGTCACCACGACGAGCCCTCGGTGATAGATGTAATCAGGAGCAACATGGAAGTCCAGGGGTTGGAGTTCAACATGGAAGATGAGATCGACCAGGCCGCCGATATGTTCATCAGGAGGATCCGGGAGCGGATGAGCAAGATCATTTAG
- the LOC123396143 gene encoding uncharacterized protein LOC123396143, which produces MPSLRQCSTLVVAIDRQLLGHLSATKMKIAKAPVLLKKAVTMCKSKTGVLAARLLMLASLRRRMATVGVMSHKIHALMVAADRAKAGGDCHKAVVPHKLAKTLPANYGGEIVDLTHELSLFSQEEDDGGFPDWTLHPIFNDDDNCCYPEEDDDVVGDVLLDGCDGHHDEPSVIDLIRSNREVQGLEFNVEDEIDQAADMFIRRFRERMSKSI; this is translated from the coding sequence ATGCCCAGCCTGAGGCAGTGCAGCACCTTAGTTGTTGCTATCGACAGGCAGCTGCTCGGCCACCTCTCCGCGACGAAGATGAAGATCGCCAAGGCCCCGGTGCTCCTGAAGAAGGCGGTGACCATGTGCAAGAGCAAGACCGGCGTGCTCGCCGCCCGGCTCCTCATGCTCGCCTCGCTCCGACGCAGGATGGCCACCGTCGGCGTGATGTCTCACAAGATACACGCGCTCATGGTGGCCGCGGACCGGGCGAAGGCGGGAGGGGACTGCCACAAGGCTGTCGTGCCCCACAAGCTCGCGAAGACACTTCCAGCGAACTATGGTGGTGAGATCGTTGATCTTACACATGAATTGTCACTGTTTTCTCAAGAGGAAGATGATGGTGGCTTCCCTGACTGGACGCTGCACCCCATCTTCAATGACGATGACAATTGTTGTTACCCCGAAGAGGACGATGATGTGGTTGGTGATGTGCTACTCGATGGGTGCGATGGTCACCACGACGAGCCCTCGGTGATAGATTTAATCAGAAGCAATAGGGAAGTCCAAGGGTTGGAGTTCAACGTAGAGGACGAGATCGACCAAGCTGCTGATATGTTCATCAGGAGGTTCCGCGAGCGGATGAGCAAGAGCATTTAG
- the LOC123399839 gene encoding uncharacterized protein LOC123399839: MPSLSYHRTLLLVLDRHFGHLSASKMKIGKGTELLKKVAATCKNKTSVLAARLLVLVSLRRRMATVGAFSHRIHGLVAAADREKGARVDCHRALVVRKVQKTPTIHGGEIVVNISHHLAMFDQENDGHAGCTDWTLHPIFNDDGNSSCYIECEVDNDEEDGDGLDECDEDVDDQPSVMDVIRNTREAEGLEFSIDDEIDQAADMFITRFRKQMNQSF; encoded by the coding sequence ATGCCAAGCTTGAGCTACCACAGAACCCTACTTCTTGTTCTTGATAGGCACTTCGGCCACCTCTCTGCATCAAAGATGAAGATTGGCAAGGGCACGGAGCTCCTGAAGAAGGTGGCTGCGACGTGCAAGAACAAGACCAGCGTGCTGGCAGCAAGGCTCCTCGTCCTCGTGTCGCTCCGCCGCAGGATGGCCACCGTCGGCGCCTTCTCCCACAGGATCCATGGGCTCGTGGCTGCTGCCGACCGGGAGAAGGGCGCCAGGGTGGACTGCCACAGGGCTCTCGTGGTGCGCAAGGTCCAGAAGACGCCAACGATCCATGGTGGTGAGATTGTTGTTAATATCTCTCATCATCTGGCAATGTTTGATCAAGAGAATGATGGTCATGCTGGATGCACTGATTGGACACTACACCCCATCTTCAACGACGATGGTAACAGCTCTTGTTACATCGAGTGCGAGGTGGACAACGATGAAGAAGATGGTGATGGGCTCGATGAATGTGATGAAGACGTTGACGACCAACCGTCGGTCATGGATGTAATCCGGAACACCCGAGAAGCAGAAGGTTTGGAGTTCAGCATTGACGATGAGATCGATCAGGCTGCTGATATGTTCATCACGAGGTTTCGGAAGCAAATGAACCAGAGCTTCTAG